A genomic segment from Flavobacterium inviolabile encodes:
- a CDS encoding Atu1372/SO_1960 family protein, whose protein sequence is MKNIFFICMAFTMVLNPIKMNAQTKETNILVLIHSQNGGTYKLAQTIAEGAKSFPDTKVTIKRVPSIDEKAKLSPEVARLAVAAIDELPAYDGIAFGSPVHFANVSADMSYFFSKSIPIWTDRSLEGKPATVFMSAGSGSGREAAIQSFWNILSMHGMVIIPTGLMASYKTDKTVPQGNTPFGASSLSGANGTRPSASELALAKEQGLALAKTASALKVFTSVKKQPATSGNTAPDVNKTLRENKISIPEAPKPVGNYVPYVISDHKVYINQVALKDGKIVNPGKIGVTVTEEQAKEATYQTMLNVIAVLKDACGGDLNRVKQCVQLTGFFNTTPEYTQHAAIMNAASDLTATVFGEKGKHARATIGAASLPVNSAVEIQAIFEIE, encoded by the coding sequence ATGAAGAACATCTTTTTTATCTGTATGGCTTTCACAATGGTTTTAAACCCGATAAAAATGAATGCACAAACTAAAGAAACAAACATCCTGGTTTTAATTCATTCCCAGAACGGAGGAACCTACAAACTGGCACAAACCATAGCCGAAGGGGCCAAATCCTTTCCGGATACAAAGGTGACGATAAAAAGAGTTCCTTCAATTGATGAAAAAGCGAAACTAAGTCCGGAAGTAGCCAGATTAGCGGTTGCTGCCATTGACGAACTTCCGGCTTATGACGGAATCGCATTCGGAAGTCCGGTGCATTTTGCTAATGTAAGTGCCGATATGAGCTACTTTTTCAGCAAAAGCATCCCGATATGGACGGACAGAAGCCTGGAAGGCAAACCGGCAACGGTATTCATGTCTGCCGGATCCGGATCGGGCAGGGAAGCCGCCATTCAGTCTTTCTGGAACATCCTCTCGATGCACGGCATGGTAATTATCCCAACCGGATTAATGGCTTCCTATAAAACAGACAAAACCGTTCCGCAGGGAAATACTCCTTTCGGCGCATCATCCTTAAGCGGTGCAAACGGAACCCGTCCTTCGGCAAGCGAACTGGCTTTGGCTAAAGAACAGGGACTGGCCTTAGCCAAAACAGCAAGTGCCTTAAAAGTTTTTACTTCCGTTAAAAAACAGCCTGCCACTTCCGGCAATACCGCTCCGGATGTGAACAAAACCCTGAGAGAAAACAAAATCAGCATACCCGAAGCACCAAAACCGGTAGGCAATTATGTGCCTTATGTAATTTCCGATCATAAAGTTTACATTAATCAGGTGGCGCTGAAAGACGGGAAAATCGTAAATCCCGGAAAAATCGGCGTGACAGTAACCGAAGAACAGGCTAAAGAAGCCACATACCAAACAATGCTGAATGTTATTGCTGTGCTTAAAGATGCCTGCGGCGGTGATTTGAACAGGGTAAAACAATGCGTGCAATTAACCGGTTTTTTCAATACCACTCCCGAATATACACAGCATGCGGCCATCATGAATGCCGCTTCCGATCTTACGGCAACGGTTTTCGGAGAAAAAGGCAAACATGCCCGGGCAACCATTGGCGCAGCCTCTTTACCTGTAAATTCAGCTGTTGAAATCCAGGCAATATTTGAAATAGAATAG
- a CDS encoding DsbA family oxidoreductase, translating into MKIEIWSDIRCPFCYIGKTKFEKALAQFEHKDKVTVIWRAFQLDPEAVTDTTISAAESMANRKGISVEESERMHDHATAIAKDAGLDFHFEKAVPANSFRAHQLSAFAKTKGVQNEVEGALFSAYFTEGKNIDAIPELIAIGTRFGLSASDIQNVYDNGLFAEEVKADQEQAYEYGINSVPYFVLNNKYAVKGAQPAEHFLETLQGVFEEENQF; encoded by the coding sequence ATGAAAATAGAAATATGGAGTGACATTCGCTGTCCCTTTTGTTATATCGGAAAAACAAAATTTGAAAAGGCACTGGCTCAGTTTGAGCACAAAGACAAGGTAACGGTAATCTGGAGGGCTTTTCAGCTGGATCCGGAAGCGGTTACCGATACTACTATTTCTGCTGCCGAAAGTATGGCAAACAGAAAAGGAATCAGCGTGGAAGAATCCGAAAGGATGCATGACCATGCAACGGCCATTGCCAAAGATGCCGGACTGGATTTTCATTTTGAAAAAGCCGTTCCTGCCAACAGTTTCCGCGCACATCAGCTTTCTGCTTTCGCCAAAACGAAAGGGGTTCAGAATGAGGTTGAAGGCGCGCTATTCAGCGCTTACTTTACAGAAGGAAAAAATATCGATGCCATTCCGGAGCTGATTGCTATCGGAACACGTTTTGGACTGTCGGCTTCCGATATCCAGAATGTTTATGATAACGGCTTATTTGCCGAGGAAGTAAAAGCCGATCAGGAGCAGGCATACGAATACGGCATCAATTCGGTTCCCTATTTCGTTTTAAACAACAAATATGCCGTTAAGGGCGCTCAGCCTGCCGAACATTTTTTAGAGACCTTACAGGGCGTTTTTGAGGAAGAAAACCAATTTTAA
- a CDS encoding nuclear transport factor 2 family protein, with translation MQKVITILAATALFTSCMKPSEETVNEEKQEIGTTLDDWHKAAAEANYDDYFNELTDDAIFIGTDATENWDKTAFQKFAKPFFERGKAWNFTPLERHIYFNEDLSLAWFDELLDTQMKICRGSGVMVKTEGQWKIKHYVLSMTVPNDNITEVVKAKSALEDKLVNQLRKQ, from the coding sequence ATGCAAAAAGTAATAACAATACTGGCGGCTACCGCTCTTTTCACCTCCTGCATGAAACCCAGCGAGGAAACCGTTAACGAAGAAAAACAGGAAATCGGCACCACACTCGACGATTGGCACAAAGCGGCGGCAGAAGCCAATTATGACGATTATTTCAATGAATTAACGGACGATGCCATATTTATCGGTACCGATGCTACCGAGAACTGGGACAAAACCGCTTTTCAGAAATTTGCCAAACCGTTTTTTGAAAGAGGAAAAGCCTGGAATTTTACACCATTGGAACGCCATATTTATTTTAACGAAGACCTTTCGTTAGCCTGGTTTGATGAGCTGCTGGACACGCAAATGAAGATATGCAGAGGCTCCGGTGTTATGGTTAAAACCGAAGGGCAATGGAAAATCAAACACTATGTACTGTCCATGACCGTACCTAATGACAACATTACCGAAGTGGTAAAGGCTAAAAGTGCTCTTGAGGACAAACTGGTCAATCAATTAAGAAAACAATAA
- a CDS encoding globin family protein, translated as MKIYSKLTLAGLLLVGLSAFYACSNDNDDTPTPVTPPTLYQKLGGTTMVADPRNSGQMIEQGRLGLRSVVDSTIFVIAADPQLQPYFATLLSEVGSGNTTNLAILSKNLTDFFCVGTGAKNFSYTGLNMTDAHNPATNPRMAMKANNADMDKFIGDVVIGAQKNSVPNDLIGEVGVVLESLRPQVVQQ; from the coding sequence ATGAAAATCTATTCAAAACTAACATTAGCAGGGCTTCTTCTGGTTGGCCTATCGGCTTTCTATGCCTGTAGTAACGATAATGATGATACACCTACACCCGTTACACCGCCAACGCTTTATCAAAAATTAGGAGGGACAACCATGGTTGCCGATCCGAGAAACTCCGGGCAAATGATCGAACAGGGCCGTTTGGGATTGCGCTCTGTAGTGGACAGTACTATTTTTGTAATTGCTGCCGATCCGCAATTACAACCTTATTTTGCCACATTACTTTCGGAAGTTGGTTCCGGAAATACGACCAATCTGGCGATACTGAGTAAAAATCTAACCGATTTCTTTTGCGTGGGCACAGGTGCCAAAAATTTCTCTTATACCGGTTTAAACATGACAGACGCACACAATCCGGCAACAAACCCGAGAATGGCAATGAAGGCTAACAATGCCGACATGGACAAATTTATTGGCGATGTTGTGATTGGTGCACAAAAGAACAGCGTTCCCAACGACCTTATTGGTGAGGTTGGGGTCGTTTTAGAGTCACTACGACCGCAGGTAGTGCAACAGTAA
- a CDS encoding L-threonine 3-dehydrogenase: MNTTILIIGACGQIGSELTVKLRQIYGNDNVIASDIRKGTQDFVATGPFEVVNAMDFNQIEEVVEKYKVDEVYLMAALLSATAEKNPAFAWDLNMNSLFHVLNLAKAEKIKKVFWPSSIAVFGPTTPRIDTPQYTVMEPSTVYGISKQTGERWCEYYHQKYGVDVRSIRYPGLISWTTPPGGGTTDYAVDIYYKALENKSYTCFLSEETALPMMYMDDAIKATISIMQAPAADVKVRSSYNLSAMSFTPKEIAASIQKHIPEFTIDYNPDFRQAIADSWPASIDDSYARKDWGWQHDFDLEKMTAVMLENLAKK, translated from the coding sequence ATGAATACAACAATTTTAATTATTGGTGCTTGTGGTCAGATCGGGTCTGAACTTACCGTGAAATTGCGCCAGATATACGGAAATGATAATGTAATTGCTTCCGATATCAGAAAAGGGACACAGGATTTTGTCGCTACAGGACCTTTCGAAGTGGTAAACGCAATGGACTTTAATCAGATTGAAGAAGTTGTTGAAAAATATAAAGTAGACGAAGTGTATTTAATGGCAGCATTGCTTTCGGCTACAGCCGAAAAAAATCCTGCTTTTGCATGGGACCTGAATATGAATTCGTTGTTTCATGTTTTAAATCTGGCGAAAGCTGAAAAAATTAAAAAAGTATTCTGGCCATCCAGTATTGCGGTTTTCGGACCGACTACGCCAAGAATCGATACACCGCAGTATACGGTTATGGAACCGTCTACCGTTTATGGAATTTCAAAACAAACGGGAGAAAGATGGTGTGAATATTACCACCAGAAATATGGTGTGGATGTGAGAAGCATCCGTTACCCGGGCTTGATTTCGTGGACCACACCACCCGGTGGAGGCACTACAGATTATGCGGTGGATATTTACTACAAAGCCCTGGAAAATAAAAGCTATACCTGTTTCCTTTCGGAAGAAACCGCTTTGCCAATGATGTATATGGACGATGCGATAAAAGCAACGATCAGCATTATGCAGGCTCCGGCAGCAGACGTGAAAGTGCGTTCTTCCTACAACCTTTCGGCGATGAGCTTTACACCAAAAGAAATTGCCGCTTCGATACAAAAACACATCCCGGAATTTACAATTGATTACAATCCTGATTTCCGTCAGGCAATTGCAGACAGCTGGCCGGCAAGTATTGACGATAGTTACGCCAGAAAAGACTGGGGTTGGCAACACGACTTTGACCTGGAAAAAATGACAGCCGTAATGCTGGAAAACCTTGCTAAAAAATAA
- a CDS encoding TonB-dependent receptor yields MRTLKNWLLLALITLVSTVSFSQTKITGTIIDGELKGTLPGASVLIKGTTEGTTSDFDGKFTLSTTATTGEIVISFIGYATKTVAFKAEAGKTVNLGNIVVQSDSNTLEDIVVKAGVADIAKDRKTPVAVSTIKAAEIQEKLGNKEFPEILNSTPSVYTSKQGGGFGDSKINIRGFDQRNIAVMVNGMPVNDMENSSVYWSNWAGLSDVTSAMQVQRGLGSSKLAISSVGGTINVLTKTSDLKEGGSVSSMVGNNNNLKLLATYSTGKMKNGLSAAVLFSRTSGDGYVDATKYEGYNYFIGLGYEINDKHDIQFTFTGAPQWHDQRSNAPTIAEYQKYSKDGDPNIRYNGDWGYLNGKEYSFRTNYYHKPVASINWDWKISDNMKLSSVFYGSWGRGGGSTVTGGINKFRYNVSELRNADGSINVDNIYAYNSGQTVYINGMPYTRTMINGQYQNDSSTPGATNTSNGISKISSVNSHNWYGSIIKLNTKFDEKWSMDFGVDLRMYKGMHYQVLNDLLGGDVFNNRTSDINNPQKLFTTVYNTRPNGNPFSDTSYQQAINFNNDGDVNWYGAFAQVEYNVENFSAFVQGAISNQGFKRVDYFKYLSSDPLSSTPYENILGGNVKAGANYNINEQHNVFVNAGYYSKQPFFNAVYPGNASLVNPLLTNEKITGFEAGYGFRSSIFNANVNVYHTTWKDRNLRSTDFSTSNPGGYYDFTGLTEVHMGAELDFTVKATDKLKVNGMFSYGDWFYKGNSASKNYDVSNNQVGADGIVYLDKVKVGDAAQITASLGASYEVVERLKVDANYRYVDKLYAAIDPTAFSKENNKGSLELPSFGLVDTGLSYKMLVGKDKANSVNFRVNVDNLFDKIYIAESRTNIHATDNVSSAAGAPTYQAAGRTYQGVADANQVFFGFGRTWNVSIRYDF; encoded by the coding sequence CTTTTTCACAAACAAAAATTACAGGTACTATCATTGATGGAGAACTAAAAGGCACTTTACCGGGAGCCAGCGTTCTTATCAAGGGAACTACTGAAGGAACTACTTCTGATTTCGACGGGAAATTTACGTTAAGCACTACAGCAACAACCGGGGAAATCGTTATTTCTTTTATAGGATATGCAACAAAAACGGTTGCTTTTAAAGCGGAAGCCGGCAAAACAGTAAATCTTGGGAATATCGTAGTACAATCGGACTCCAATACTTTAGAAGATATCGTTGTTAAAGCGGGTGTTGCCGATATCGCAAAAGACAGAAAAACACCGGTTGCCGTTTCTACAATTAAGGCAGCTGAAATTCAGGAAAAATTAGGAAATAAAGAATTTCCGGAAATCTTAAACAGTACACCATCGGTTTATACTTCAAAACAAGGGGGTGGTTTTGGTGACTCAAAAATCAATATTCGTGGTTTCGACCAGCGCAATATTGCCGTTATGGTAAATGGTATGCCGGTTAACGACATGGAAAACAGTTCTGTTTATTGGTCAAACTGGGCGGGACTTTCCGATGTAACGTCTGCTATGCAGGTACAAAGAGGTTTAGGATCTTCTAAACTGGCGATTTCTTCTGTGGGAGGAACGATCAACGTATTGACAAAAACATCCGACTTAAAAGAAGGTGGTTCAGTGTCGTCAATGGTAGGAAACAATAATAATCTGAAATTACTGGCAACCTATTCTACCGGAAAAATGAAAAACGGTCTTTCTGCAGCAGTGCTATTCAGCAGAACAAGCGGTGACGGTTATGTAGATGCAACCAAATATGAAGGATACAATTATTTCATTGGTTTAGGCTATGAAATAAACGACAAACACGATATTCAGTTCACTTTTACAGGTGCACCGCAATGGCACGATCAACGTAGTAATGCCCCAACAATTGCAGAGTACCAGAAATATAGCAAAGACGGTGATCCTAACATTCGTTACAATGGTGACTGGGGTTATCTGAACGGGAAAGAATATTCATTCAGAACCAACTACTATCACAAACCGGTAGCGTCTATTAACTGGGATTGGAAAATCTCTGATAATATGAAATTATCCTCGGTATTCTACGGTTCATGGGGACGTGGAGGAGGATCTACAGTAACTGGAGGTATTAATAAATTCCGATACAATGTAAGCGAATTGAGAAATGCAGACGGATCAATCAATGTTGATAATATTTATGCATACAATTCCGGACAGACCGTTTATATTAATGGTATGCCTTATACCAGAACCATGATTAACGGACAATACCAAAATGATTCCAGTACACCGGGAGCAACCAATACCTCAAACGGTATTTCTAAAATATCCTCTGTTAACTCTCACAACTGGTACGGAAGTATCATTAAATTAAATACAAAATTCGACGAGAAATGGTCAATGGATTTTGGGGTTGATTTAAGAATGTACAAAGGAATGCACTACCAGGTATTGAATGATTTATTAGGAGGTGATGTATTCAACAACAGAACTTCAGATATCAACAATCCACAGAAATTATTCACAACAGTATACAATACAAGACCAAACGGAAATCCTTTTTCGGATACCAGCTACCAGCAGGCAATTAACTTCAACAATGATGGCGATGTAAACTGGTATGGTGCTTTTGCTCAGGTGGAGTATAATGTGGAAAACTTCTCTGCTTTTGTTCAGGGAGCGATTTCAAACCAGGGCTTTAAAAGAGTAGATTACTTCAAATATCTGTCATCAGATCCGTTATCGTCAACACCGTATGAAAACATATTGGGAGGAAACGTTAAAGCAGGTGCCAACTATAACATTAACGAGCAGCACAATGTGTTTGTAAATGCAGGTTATTACTCAAAACAACCATTCTTTAACGCGGTTTATCCGGGTAATGCGAGTCTTGTAAACCCGCTTTTAACAAACGAGAAAATTACAGGTTTTGAAGCAGGTTACGGTTTCCGTTCTTCAATCTTCAATGCAAACGTAAACGTGTATCATACAACCTGGAAAGACAGAAACCTGAGATCAACAGATTTCAGTACAAGTAACCCTGGTGGATATTATGATTTTACAGGACTTACAGAAGTTCACATGGGTGCTGAATTGGATTTCACCGTTAAAGCTACCGATAAATTAAAAGTGAATGGTATGTTCTCTTACGGAGACTGGTTCTATAAAGGAAACAGTGCCAGTAAAAACTACGATGTTAGCAATAACCAGGTAGGAGCAGACGGAATCGTATATCTGGATAAAGTAAAAGTAGGTGATGCTGCACAGATCACAGCGAGCTTAGGTGCTTCTTATGAAGTGGTAGAACGCTTAAAAGTGGATGCAAACTACAGATATGTAGATAAATTATATGCTGCTATCGATCCTACGGCTTTCTCTAAGGAAAACAATAAAGGATCTTTGGAATTGCCATCTTTCGGATTGGTAGACACAGGATTGTCTTATAAAATGTTAGTAGGCAAAGACAAAGCAAACTCGGTTAACTTCAGAGTAAATGTAGATAACTTATTTGACAAAATATACATCGCTGAATCAAGAACAAATATCCATGCTACGGATAATGTGAGTTCTGCTGCAGGTGCGCCTACATATCAGGCTGCCGGAAGAACCTATCAGGGTGTAGCAGATGCGAACCAGGTATTCTTCGGATTCGGAAGAACATGGAACGTATCTATTCGTTACGACTTTTAA
- the mfd gene encoding transcription-repair coupling factor codes for MSLLADQLQKRENKLHLKGLVGSSLSFVVQSLFSKSDLPFLLLFQDKEEAAYYLNDLENLINDQDVLFYPGSYRRPYQIEETDNANVLLRAEVLNRINSRKKPSIIVSYPDAIFEKVVTRKELDKNTLKVATGDNISIDFINEVLFEYNFKRVDFVAEPGEFSVRGGIIDVFSFSNDNPYRMEFFGNEVDSIRTFDVETQLSIEKQKKITIIPNVENKFLKENRESFLDYINPQTVIFIQNTDLLLSKLDKLFDKANEAFEKLSKEIQHATPETMFLNQTSFVKKALDFTIVEFASKPIFRTQKTVEFHTQPQPSFNKQFDLLLNNLNDNHFNGYKNYLFCSNEGQAKRFHDIFETLDEANHENIRKQYKTIVAPLYQGFIDEENQIACYTDHQIFERYHKFNLKNGYSKKQNITLKELTTLSVGDYVTHIDHGIGKFGGLQKIQVEGKTQEAIKLVYADNDIVYVSIHSLHKISKYNGKDGAPPKIYKLGSSAWKTLKQKTKARVKHIAFNLIQLYAKRRLDKGFAFAPDSYLQAELESSFIYEDTPDQSKATQEVKADMENDRPMDRLVCGDVGFGKTEVAIRAAFKAVDNGKQVAILVPTTILAFQHYKTFRDRLKDMPVNVSYVNRFRTAKQKTEILKNLESGKLDIIIGTHQLVNKNVVFKDLGLLIIDEEQKFGVAVKDKLKTIAQNVDTLTLTATPIPRTLQFSLMAARDLSVITTPPPNRYPIETNVVGFNEEIIRDAVSYEIERGGQVYFINNRIENIKEVAGMIQRLVPGAKVGVGHGQMDGKKLEELMLAFMDGEFDVLVATTIIESGLDVPNANTIFINNANNFGLSDLHQMRGRVGRSNKKAFCYFICPPYSAMTEEARKRIQALEQFSELGSGFNIAMKDLEIRGAGDLLGGEQSGFINEIGFDTYQKIMNEAIEELKENEFKDLYPEENDIETKDYVKDIQIDTDFELLFPDEYINNISERLNLYNELSVIKTEEDLKVYEQKLIDRFGPLPKQAVALLNSIRIKWIATKMGIEKLILKQGKMVGYFVADQQSDFYQSARFHNVLRFVQQQGNLCKMKEKETKNGLRLLLTFENVKSIKRALELMEMMN; via the coding sequence GTGAGTCTTTTGGCAGACCAGCTGCAAAAAAGAGAAAACAAACTGCATCTGAAAGGATTGGTTGGTTCTTCCCTGTCTTTTGTGGTACAATCCCTTTTTTCAAAAAGCGACCTGCCATTTCTGCTTCTTTTTCAGGATAAAGAAGAAGCGGCTTACTATTTAAATGATCTGGAAAACCTGATAAACGACCAGGACGTTTTGTTCTATCCCGGTTCGTATCGCCGTCCGTACCAGATTGAAGAAACCGACAATGCGAATGTTCTCCTTCGTGCCGAAGTGCTGAACCGCATCAATTCCCGTAAAAAGCCTTCCATAATTGTGTCCTATCCGGATGCGATTTTTGAAAAGGTGGTTACGCGGAAGGAACTGGACAAAAACACGCTGAAAGTGGCTACCGGCGATAATATCTCGATTGATTTTATCAACGAGGTGCTTTTCGAATACAATTTTAAAAGAGTTGATTTTGTAGCCGAACCCGGAGAATTTTCGGTTCGGGGTGGTATTATTGACGTGTTCTCTTTTTCCAACGACAATCCGTATCGTATGGAGTTCTTTGGAAACGAAGTGGACAGTATCCGTACGTTCGACGTAGAAACACAGCTTTCTATTGAAAAGCAGAAAAAGATCACGATCATTCCGAATGTGGAAAACAAATTCCTGAAGGAAAACCGCGAAAGCTTTTTAGACTATATCAATCCGCAAACCGTTATTTTTATCCAGAATACCGATTTGCTGCTGAGCAAACTGGACAAGTTGTTTGACAAGGCCAATGAGGCTTTCGAAAAGCTATCGAAAGAGATCCAGCATGCCACTCCGGAAACCATGTTTTTAAACCAGACTTCTTTCGTTAAGAAGGCTTTGGATTTTACCATAGTGGAGTTTGCTTCAAAACCCATTTTCAGAACGCAGAAAACGGTGGAATTCCACACCCAGCCACAGCCTTCGTTTAACAAGCAGTTCGATTTGCTTTTAAACAACCTGAACGACAATCATTTTAACGGTTACAAGAATTATCTTTTCTGTTCCAATGAAGGCCAGGCAAAACGTTTCCACGATATTTTCGAGACCCTTGATGAGGCGAATCACGAAAACATCCGGAAGCAGTATAAAACCATCGTTGCTCCGTTATACCAGGGTTTTATAGACGAAGAAAACCAGATTGCCTGTTATACCGATCATCAGATTTTTGAGCGTTATCATAAATTCAATCTTAAAAACGGTTATTCGAAAAAACAGAATATCACTTTAAAAGAGCTTACCACACTATCGGTAGGCGATTATGTAACGCATATTGACCACGGCATCGGAAAATTCGGCGGTTTGCAGAAAATCCAGGTGGAAGGCAAAACACAGGAAGCGATAAAACTGGTTTATGCCGATAACGACATCGTGTATGTGAGTATTCACTCGCTGCATAAAATTTCCAAATACAACGGAAAAGACGGTGCGCCGCCCAAAATATACAAATTAGGTTCTTCTGCATGGAAGACTTTAAAACAGAAAACGAAGGCACGTGTTAAACATATCGCCTTCAACCTGATACAATTATACGCCAAACGCCGACTGGATAAAGGTTTTGCCTTTGCGCCCGACAGTTACCTGCAAGCGGAACTGGAAAGTTCTTTTATTTATGAAGACACGCCGGACCAGTCTAAAGCCACACAGGAAGTGAAAGCCGATATGGAAAACGACAGACCGATGGACCGTCTGGTTTGCGGTGATGTTGGTTTCGGAAAAACGGAAGTCGCGATTCGTGCCGCATTTAAAGCGGTAGACAACGGCAAACAGGTTGCCATCCTGGTACCCACCACAATCCTGGCTTTCCAGCATTACAAAACTTTCCGCGACCGGTTAAAAGACATGCCGGTTAACGTGAGCTATGTGAATCGTTTCCGTACTGCCAAGCAAAAAACGGAGATTCTTAAAAATCTGGAAAGCGGCAAACTCGATATCATCATCGGAACCCACCAACTGGTTAATAAAAATGTTGTTTTTAAAGACCTGGGCTTGCTGATCATTGATGAGGAGCAAAAGTTTGGGGTAGCCGTTAAGGACAAATTAAAAACGATTGCCCAGAATGTCGACACCTTAACGTTAACCGCGACGCCTATCCCGAGAACCTTACAGTTTTCCTTAATGGCGGCAAGGGATTTATCGGTTATTACGACACCACCGCCCAACCGTTACCCTATAGAAACCAATGTTGTTGGTTTTAATGAAGAAATAATACGCGATGCTGTTTCCTATGAAATTGAACGCGGCGGACAGGTTTATTTTATCAACAACCGTATTGAGAATATCAAGGAGGTTGCCGGAATGATCCAGCGTCTGGTTCCGGGAGCCAAAGTTGGCGTAGGCCACGGCCAGATGGACGGTAAAAAACTGGAAGAGCTGATGCTTGCCTTTATGGATGGCGAGTTTGACGTCCTGGTTGCTACAACCATCATTGAAAGCGGACTGGATGTGCCGAATGCAAATACTATTTTCATTAACAATGCCAATAATTTCGGATTGTCGGATTTACACCAGATGCGCGGACGCGTTGGACGAAGCAATAAAAAAGCGTTCTGTTACTTTATCTGCCCGCCTTATTCTGCCATGACGGAGGAAGCCCGGAAGCGTATCCAGGCACTGGAACAGTTCAGCGAACTGGGGAGCGGCTTCAATATTGCCATGAAAGATCTTGAAATCCGAGGTGCCGGCGATTTACTGGGTGGTGAGCAAAGCGGCTTTATCAATGAGATCGGTTTTGATACCTATCAGAAAATCATGAATGAAGCCATCGAGGAATTAAAAGAAAACGAATTTAAGGATCTGTATCCGGAAGAGAATGATATCGAGACCAAAGACTATGTAAAAGATATCCAGATTGATACCGATTTCGAGCTTTTATTCCCGGATGAATATATCAACAATATTTCGGAGCGTCTGAACCTGTATAACGAACTGAGTGTTATTAAAACGGAGGAAGACCTGAAAGTATATGAACAAAAGTTAATTGACCGTTTCGGGCCATTGCCGAAACAGGCTGTTGCCTTACTGAACAGCATCCGCATTAAATGGATTGCTACAAAAATGGGTATTGAGAAGCTCATCTTAAAGCAAGGCAAGATGGTGGGTTATTTTGTTGCCGACCAGCAATCGGATTTCTACCAGTCGGCACGTTTTCACAATGTACTGCGATTTGTACAGCAGCAGGGCAATTTGTGCAAGATGAAAGAAAAGGAAACGAAAAACGGTTTGCGACTGTTATTGACTTTTGAAAATGTAAAATCCATTAAACGCGCCCTGGAGTTAATGGAAATGATGAATTAA